The Campylobacter concisus genome has a window encoding:
- the purN gene encoding phosphoribosylglycinamide formyltransferase — MLTKKIAVLFSGSGSNLEAILKKVHNQIFNGIKIEVCLCICNKPGAYGIERAKKFGLDTTIIESAKFANREEFDAAVVEQILKSGAELTVLAGFMRILTPVFTSQIKAINLHPSILPLFKGAHAIKESFESDMMIGGVSVHYVSEELDGGKLIAQRAFEREDGMSLEDWESKIHAIEHEILPESIIKILIKETNV; from the coding sequence ATGCTTACGAAAAAGATAGCCGTACTTTTTAGCGGTAGTGGCTCAAATTTAGAAGCGATACTTAAAAAAGTTCATAATCAAATTTTTAATGGCATAAAGATCGAAGTTTGCCTTTGTATCTGCAACAAGCCGGGCGCATACGGTATAGAGCGTGCTAAGAAATTTGGGCTTGATACGACGATAATAGAGAGTGCCAAATTTGCAAATAGAGAAGAATTTGACGCTGCAGTTGTGGAGCAAATTTTAAAAAGTGGCGCTGAACTAACAGTGCTTGCTGGGTTTATGAGGATATTAACTCCTGTTTTTACATCACAGATAAAAGCCATAAATTTACATCCTTCTATATTGCCACTTTTTAAGGGTGCTCATGCAATAAAAGAGAGCTTTGAGAGCGATATGATGATAGGTGGTGTGAGCGTTCACTACGTGAGCGAGGAGCTTGACGGAGGTAAACTCATCGCACAAAGAGCGTTTGAAAGAGAAGATGGTATGAGCTTGGAGGATTGGGAGAGCAAAATCCATGCGATAGAGCATGAAATTTTGCCTGAGAGCATAATAAAAATTTTAATAAAGGAAACAAATGTTTGA
- a CDS encoding NAD(P)H-hydrate dehydratase, with amino-acid sequence MKNLYLDTRILDERVSKKFGLSEELLMENAAAGIANFIRKKFKKGERVLGICGGGNNGADVLCALRMLEGEFECEFILASQNLKPLAIKQLERAKSAGVRESKDAENSLNSAKCVIDGLFGSGLNRNLDENHIELISKINKNSAYTIACDMPSGLSSDGKMLGACVKADITITMGARKLGLYSDAAKDFVGKIKVADLGISAQNYECKSDYHLLKKCDLVLPNRKNQCVNKGDFGHAFIISGEHIGASMLCAKAAFAFGAGLVSVISNENLNLPTHIMQASKISEKMNAGAVGMGLGEKGIEELDVQILKGKKLVLDADIFYSPKVLDLLNENCILTPHPKEFCSLLKLCNIADIDVKTLQENRFAYAKAWSEKFKAVLVLKGANTIIAKDGQIFVMPYGKNILAKGGSGDVLSGLVLALLAQGYEPLDTAISATLAHALSLKNFKKNSYALEPTDIIKGVKCLRKR; translated from the coding sequence ATGAAAAATTTATATCTGGATACAAGAATTTTAGACGAGCGAGTGAGCAAGAAATTTGGCCTTAGTGAAGAGCTTTTAATGGAAAACGCTGCCGCTGGCATAGCAAATTTCATCCGTAAGAAATTTAAAAAAGGCGAGAGGGTGCTTGGCATTTGCGGTGGTGGGAATAACGGTGCTGACGTGCTTTGTGCTTTAAGGATGTTAGAGGGCGAGTTTGAATGCGAATTTATCTTAGCTAGTCAGAATTTAAAGCCACTAGCCATTAAGCAGCTTGAGCGAGCTAAATCTGCTGGTGTGCGAGAGAGTAAAGACGCAGAAAATAGCTTAAATAGCGCAAAATGCGTCATAGACGGGCTTTTTGGTTCTGGTTTAAATAGAAATTTAGACGAAAATCACATAGAGCTTATCTCAAAGATAAACAAAAACTCTGCCTACACTATCGCTTGTGATATGCCAAGTGGGCTAAGTAGTGACGGCAAGATGCTAGGTGCTTGCGTAAAAGCGGACATCACGATCACAATGGGAGCTAGAAAGCTTGGGCTCTATAGCGATGCTGCAAAAGACTTTGTTGGCAAGATAAAGGTCGCTGATCTTGGTATAAGCGCTCAAAACTATGAGTGCAAGAGCGACTATCACTTGCTTAAAAAGTGCGACCTCGTGCTTCCAAATAGAAAAAATCAATGCGTAAATAAGGGCGACTTTGGCCACGCATTTATCATATCTGGCGAGCACATAGGAGCTAGCATGCTTTGCGCAAAGGCGGCATTTGCTTTTGGGGCTGGGCTAGTTAGTGTGATAAGTAATGAGAACCTAAATTTGCCAACACATATTATGCAAGCAAGCAAGATAAGTGAGAAAATGAACGCTGGAGCAGTTGGCATGGGACTTGGTGAAAAGGGCATAGAAGAGCTTGATGTGCAAATTTTAAAGGGCAAAAAGCTTGTTCTTGACGCTGATATCTTTTACAGTCCAAAAGTGCTTGATTTATTAAATGAAAACTGTATTTTAACGCCCCATCCAAAGGAATTTTGCTCACTTTTAAAGCTTTGTAATATAGCAGATATTGACGTAAAAACATTGCAAGAAAATAGATTTGCTTATGCTAAGGCTTGGAGTGAGAAATTTAAGGCCGTGCTAGTACTTAAAGGAGCAAACACTATAATCGCCAAAGACGGGCAAATTTTTGTTATGCCTTATGGTAAAAATATACTTGCAAAAGGTGGCAGTGGTGACGTGCTAAGCGGACTTGTGCTTGCCCTTTTAGCTCAAGGCTACGAGCCACTGGATACTGCCATCTCGGCTACACTAGCTCATGCACTAAGCCTTAAAAATTTCAAAAAAAATAGCTACGCGCTCGAGCCAACAGACATTATAAAAGGAGTAAAATGCTTACGAAAAAGATAG
- a CDS encoding tetratricopeptide repeat protein: MKKLLIILFFPLYLTAFSLSLNSGANGNKPYSVLQLSDEQEFECVEQILAYDTKRYVCMLDDGILPNIEDTTLPLMDIKYKKQDGKLFIVIMPKAPSKLLNIKTELYSSQNVQDSPKTTISKHFSIIIDTSLIENSKRKSGLNFKPDFKDMLNPSIGALDLNKAPIAGLDSNDIDIYISIKRAYEKGAYENVVKDTQTAIKRHPNSLFSSEFLLFRLRALDKIFETKNEFEEIEPKDIVSEGRAWIRKFPSDENYPEVLYLIARAYLKDSIASDAKYMLDILNEEHANSKFTKLTALDYADYLYKIGRQKEALKDYEKVLYSTNDIDIASRAALSLADANIDKEKFDEAKKFILKIANANEKFFMNNPTKSMNLATTFASKDMPDVAAKIYEILINNSDRTKDFYEVALKNLALNLAKTKDEKKAYEYLNRYETEFKYGDYIDEVTKAKDGLFFEEEDKNTTALHARYKELIEKYAGTNISQKALISELELDIKERKFSDALSYKTMAKDGNLSKAMDLINEAALELTKEYFIKDDCTAVINLLENYDINKISLPQFKLFNCYYRTARYNDALELTKAHAKDENLEDRVEWLVNLSKILYKNKDYEHAIITANDALSLGSSVEYSDPTPSLFDRFYSLLALKRFTEAISTISAIEQLRGQDFKIIEAYTAISDYAIKSNDYAIATTYAKKALELQTKAKINTFSPKINFNYSEALLKTDNLGEALDEAKFILNMKLEPEDRLHALNLISEIYIRQKQFKLARPYLNECSDSNFVSPYKDACKAKLDMIGKN; this comes from the coding sequence ATGAAAAAGCTCTTAATCATTTTATTTTTTCCGCTTTATCTAACTGCTTTTAGCCTTAGTCTAAACAGCGGCGCAAATGGCAATAAGCCTTACAGCGTCCTACAACTAAGTGATGAGCAAGAATTTGAATGTGTGGAGCAAATTTTAGCCTATGATACAAAGCGCTACGTCTGCATGCTCGATGATGGAATTTTGCCTAACATCGAGGACACGACGCTACCACTAATGGATATAAAATACAAAAAACAAGATGGCAAGCTTTTTATCGTCATAATGCCAAAAGCACCGTCAAAACTGCTAAATATAAAAACTGAGCTTTATAGTAGCCAAAACGTACAAGATAGCCCAAAAACAACCATTTCAAAACACTTTAGCATCATTATAGATACTTCGCTCATTGAAAATAGCAAGAGAAAGTCTGGGCTAAATTTTAAACCTGATTTTAAAGATATGCTAAATCCTAGTATTGGAGCGCTTGATCTTAACAAAGCCCCTATTGCTGGGCTTGATAGTAATGACATTGATATATACATAAGCATAAAAAGAGCTTATGAAAAGGGCGCTTATGAAAATGTAGTAAAAGATACTCAAACAGCGATAAAAAGGCATCCAAATAGCCTTTTTTCAAGTGAATTTTTACTATTTCGTCTAAGGGCTCTTGATAAAATTTTTGAGACAAAAAATGAGTTTGAAGAGATCGAGCCAAAAGATATCGTAAGCGAAGGTAGGGCTTGGATCAGAAAATTCCCATCTGATGAAAACTATCCAGAGGTGCTCTACCTAATCGCTAGAGCCTACCTAAAAGATAGCATCGCAAGTGATGCAAAATATATGCTTGATATCTTAAACGAAGAGCACGCAAACTCAAAATTTACAAAACTTACAGCGCTTGATTACGCTGATTATCTCTACAAGATAGGCAGACAAAAGGAGGCTCTAAAAGACTATGAAAAAGTGCTTTACTCCACAAACGACATCGACATTGCAAGTAGAGCAGCACTAAGCCTAGCTGATGCAAATATTGATAAAGAAAAATTTGATGAAGCAAAGAAATTTATACTAAAAATCGCAAATGCGAATGAAAAATTTTTTATGAACAACCCAACAAAGTCGATGAATCTTGCAACCACATTTGCCAGTAAAGATATGCCTGATGTGGCTGCTAAAATTTATGAAATCTTGATAAACAATAGCGATAGGACGAAAGATTTTTATGAAGTTGCTTTAAAAAATTTAGCACTAAATCTAGCCAAAACAAAAGATGAGAAAAAAGCATACGAATACTTAAATAGATATGAGACAGAGTTTAAATATGGTGATTATATCGATGAAGTCACTAAAGCAAAAGATGGGTTATTTTTTGAAGAAGAGGATAAAAATACTACTGCACTTCATGCAAGATATAAAGAGCTAATTGAAAAATATGCTGGAACAAATATTAGCCAAAAGGCTTTAATAAGCGAGCTTGAGCTGGATATTAAAGAGCGCAAATTCTCCGATGCACTATCTTACAAAACCATGGCAAAAGATGGAAATTTAAGCAAGGCAATGGATCTAATAAATGAAGCTGCGCTAGAGCTTACAAAAGAGTATTTTATAAAAGATGATTGCACGGCTGTTATAAATTTACTTGAAAACTACGATATAAATAAAATTTCATTACCACAATTTAAGCTCTTTAACTGCTATTACAGAACGGCCCGCTACAACGATGCACTTGAGTTAACAAAAGCTCATGCAAAAGATGAAAATTTAGAAGACAGAGTTGAGTGGCTGGTAAATTTGAGCAAAATTTTATATAAAAACAAAGACTATGAGCATGCGATCATTACTGCAAATGATGCGCTTTCACTTGGCTCATCAGTCGAATACTCAGATCCAACACCATCTCTTTTTGATAGGTTTTACTCATTGCTTGCATTAAAACGCTTTACGGAGGCGATCTCAACCATTAGCGCTATCGAGCAGCTAAGAGGCCAAGACTTTAAGATTATCGAAGCATATACAGCTATAAGCGACTACGCGATAAAAAGTAATGACTACGCTATCGCTACAACGTATGCTAAAAAAGCTCTTGAGCTACAAACAAAAGCCAAAATAAATACATTTTCGCCAAAGATAAATTTTAACTACTCAGAAGCATTATTAAAGACAGATAACCTAGGTGAGGCACTTGATGAGGCGAAATTTATACTAAACATGAAGCTTGAACCAGAAGATCGCTTACACGCTTTAAATTTGATAAGTGAAATTTATATAAGACAAAAGCAGTTTAAGTTGGCTAGGCCTTATTTAAACGAGTGCTCTGACTCAAATTTTGTAAGCCCGTATAAAGATGCTTGCAAAGCTAAGCTTGATATGATAGGTAAAAACTAA
- the nuoL gene encoding NADH-quinone oxidoreductase subunit L → MILFCISLFFPLLSFIIAGIFSHSSKNLFIGLFCSLLMIVSATASLMLTASLSVDEPLNLTLKEFINFGSLDLSFSFYLDAISLVVLSTVGVVASIVHIYSIGYMRDDASFNRFFSYLGLFVFCMNVLVSSDNFIGLFIGWEGVGLCSWLLIGFWYKRPSANVAANEAFVMNRVADLAMLVGIFYIFYSFGSLKFSEVFNARSDLSGLNLGIIATLLFIGAMGKSAQFPFHTWLANAMEGPTPVSALIHAATMVTAGVYLVIRANFIFTNVPEVSHFIACLGAFVAVFAASIALVHNDLKKIVAYSTLSQLGYMFVAAGLGAYKIALFHLVTHAFFKSLLFLCAGNVMHAMNDELNIKKMGGLYKFMKPTALLSIIASCALAGFYPFAGFFSKDKILEVAFSENKFLWIILLFGAVLTAFYSFRLVMLVFFAKPKGEKHVHEAKNYMLAGMGILGILSVISGFFWSNFSEFLEKSLNNFSLNLSHGSEIFLLVLTLGLVLASAGFAVFAYKREIFKESICESRTYKILQNAYFIPKFYEKFFINGYTKLSQICKKFDEMIIDKSVDLVALAFTKFAFLANKMQSGDLSIMLRFMVAGFALLLSFIFLLNGAK, encoded by the coding sequence ATGATTTTATTTTGTATTTCGCTATTTTTTCCGCTTCTTAGCTTCATCATAGCTGGCATCTTTTCGCATAGCAGTAAGAATTTATTTATCGGTCTTTTTTGCTCACTTCTCATGATCGTTAGTGCCACAGCCTCGCTTATGCTAACGGCTAGTCTTAGCGTAGATGAGCCTTTAAATTTAACCCTAAAAGAGTTTATAAATTTTGGCTCGCTTGATCTTAGCTTTAGCTTCTACCTTGATGCGATCAGCCTTGTGGTGCTTAGCACCGTGGGCGTGGTCGCTAGCATCGTGCATATCTACTCCATTGGCTACATGAGAGATGATGCGAGTTTTAACCGCTTTTTTAGCTACCTTGGGCTCTTTGTCTTTTGCATGAATGTCCTTGTATCAAGCGATAACTTCATAGGGCTATTTATCGGCTGGGAGGGCGTTGGACTTTGCTCGTGGTTACTCATTGGCTTTTGGTATAAAAGGCCTAGCGCAAACGTCGCTGCAAACGAAGCCTTTGTGATGAATAGAGTGGCTGACCTTGCCATGCTTGTTGGCATTTTTTATATATTTTATAGCTTTGGCTCACTTAAATTTAGCGAGGTTTTTAACGCTAGAAGCGACCTTTCTGGGCTAAATTTAGGCATCATCGCCACACTTCTTTTTATAGGCGCTATGGGTAAAAGCGCGCAGTTTCCATTTCACACTTGGCTTGCAAACGCCATGGAGGGCCCAACGCCGGTTTCTGCCCTCATCCACGCTGCGACCATGGTAACAGCTGGCGTCTATCTAGTCATACGCGCAAATTTCATCTTTACAAACGTGCCTGAAGTCTCGCACTTTATCGCCTGCCTTGGTGCATTTGTAGCGGTTTTTGCAGCAAGCATCGCACTTGTGCATAACGACCTTAAAAAAATAGTCGCCTACTCGACACTCTCACAGCTTGGCTATATGTTCGTAGCTGCTGGACTTGGCGCTTATAAGATTGCACTTTTTCACCTTGTCACGCACGCATTTTTCAAATCACTTCTCTTTTTATGCGCTGGCAACGTTATGCACGCGATGAATGACGAGCTAAATATCAAAAAAATGGGCGGACTTTATAAATTTATGAAGCCAACGGCGCTCCTTTCTATCATCGCAAGCTGCGCACTAGCTGGATTTTATCCATTTGCTGGCTTTTTCTCGAAAGATAAAATTTTAGAGGTTGCTTTTAGTGAGAATAAATTTTTATGGATTATTTTACTCTTTGGCGCCGTACTTACGGCATTTTATAGTTTTAGGCTCGTTATGCTAGTCTTCTTTGCAAAGCCAAAGGGCGAGAAACACGTTCATGAAGCTAAAAACTATATGCTAGCTGGCATGGGCATACTTGGAATTCTCTCAGTCATAAGTGGCTTTTTTTGGAGTAACTTTAGTGAGTTTTTAGAAAAAAGCTTAAATAATTTTTCACTAAATTTATCTCACGGCAGCGAAATTTTCTTGCTCGTTTTAACACTTGGTCTAGTGCTAGCAAGTGCTGGCTTTGCAGTATTTGCCTATAAAAGAGAAATTTTTAAAGAGAGCATTTGTGAGAGCAGAACTTATAAAATTTTACAAAATGCCTACTTTATACCAAAATTTTATGAGAAATTTTTCATAAATGGCTACACAAAGCTATCTCAAATTTGCAAAAAATTTGATGAGATGATAATAGATAAGAGCGTCGATCTAGTCGCACTTGCCTTTACTAAATTTGCATTTTTAGCAAACAAAATGCAAAGTGGCGACTTAAGCATTATGCTTAGGTTTATGGTCGCAGGATTTGCCTTGCTTTTAAGCTTTATATTTTTATTAAACGGAGCCAAATAA
- a CDS encoding NADH-quinone oxidoreductase subunit M produces the protein MLSVIIFFPAISAILGFLIENKSIKFYGASIALIELLLAIFICVNVDFQGYDFVLTHQVSLIPSLNISYFVGIDTISLALIVLSAFMSFISIAALSDDGNLKHLIISVLFLESTMMGVFSALDMILFYSFWELSLIPLLYIIGAFGSKNRIYAAIKFFIYTFLGSVFMLVAIIFIGYLCYQKSGVFSFSLLDWYKLGIGQSAQIWLFLAFFFAFGVKTPLFPFHTWLPYAHGQAPTIGSVLLASVLLKMGTYGFVRFSLPLFPDASLLLSGFVCVIAIIMIIYAALVAYAQSDMKQVIAYSSISHMGVIMIGIFSLNLIGLGGSIFLMISHGIVSGALFLLVGVIYERAHTKEICEFGGLAKVMPKYALIFFIATLASIGLPLTIGFVGEFLSLLGVFKLNKLFALLGGFSIIVGAIYMLVLYKRIFFGECKEKNLSLKDLNFKELVALVPLCLLIIALGIAPNLILKPLEPSVQNIISKMQTRAVNSGTKDKISSLNGGSKL, from the coding sequence ATGCTAAGTGTAATCATATTTTTCCCTGCAATAAGCGCAATACTTGGCTTTTTAATAGAAAATAAAAGCATAAAATTTTATGGAGCAAGCATCGCGCTGATCGAGCTTTTGCTAGCTATTTTTATCTGCGTAAATGTCGATTTTCAGGGTTATGACTTTGTTTTAACGCATCAAGTCTCGCTCATACCAAGCCTAAATATCAGCTATTTTGTCGGCATCGACACCATTTCGCTAGCACTTATCGTACTTAGTGCATTTATGAGCTTCATCTCTATCGCCGCACTTAGCGATGATGGAAATTTAAAGCACCTAATTATTAGCGTGCTCTTTTTAGAGAGCACGATGATGGGCGTCTTTAGCGCGCTTGATATGATTTTATTTTACAGCTTTTGGGAGCTTAGCCTCATACCGCTTCTTTACATCATCGGTGCATTTGGCAGTAAAAATAGAATTTACGCGGCGATTAAATTTTTCATCTATACATTTTTAGGCTCTGTCTTTATGCTAGTAGCGATCATCTTTATCGGCTATTTGTGCTATCAAAAAAGTGGGGTCTTTAGCTTTAGCTTGCTTGACTGGTATAAGCTTGGTATCGGACAAAGTGCTCAAATTTGGCTATTTTTAGCGTTTTTCTTCGCCTTTGGTGTGAAAACTCCATTATTTCCATTTCACACGTGGCTGCCTTACGCGCACGGACAGGCTCCGACTATCGGCTCGGTGCTGCTTGCTAGCGTGCTTTTAAAGATGGGCACTTACGGCTTTGTGAGATTTTCACTTCCACTTTTTCCAGATGCGAGCCTGCTTTTAAGCGGCTTTGTCTGCGTCATAGCTATCATAATGATCATCTACGCAGCTCTCGTTGCCTACGCACAAAGCGACATGAAACAAGTGATCGCTTATAGCTCCATTTCACACATGGGCGTTATCATGATAGGCATCTTTTCACTAAATTTAATAGGCCTTGGTGGCTCAATATTTTTGATGATAAGCCACGGCATCGTAAGTGGCGCGCTATTTTTGTTAGTTGGCGTCATCTACGAGAGGGCTCACACCAAAGAAATTTGCGAATTTGGCGGCCTTGCCAAGGTGATGCCAAAATACGCACTTATATTTTTTATAGCAACGCTTGCAAGTATCGGTTTGCCACTAACGATTGGCTTTGTGGGCGAGTTTTTGAGCCTACTTGGCGTATTTAAGCTAAACAAGCTCTTTGCGCTACTTGGTGGCTTTAGCATCATTGTGGGCGCTATTTATATGCTGGTGCTTTATAAAAGGATCTTTTTTGGCGAATGCAAGGAGAAAAATTTAAGCCTTAAGGATCTAAATTTTAAAGAGTTAGTCGCTCTTGTGCCACTTTGCTTACTCATTATCGCCCTTGGTATCGCTCCAAATTTAATCCTAAAACCACTTGAGCCAAGCGTGCAAAATATCATAAGCAAAATGCAAACTAGAGCTGTAAATAGCGGCACAAAGGATAAAATTTCATCTTTAAATGGCGGGAGCAAACTATGA
- a CDS encoding TnsA endonuclease N-terminal domain-containing protein, giving the protein MSVRKIPKNYRSSTGIFQSLKNKSPISYESLLERDFYLLLEFNHEVQSYEEQPLTTQYAYRNSIYRYTPDCLVQYYPNFNKLPCVFEIKFSEELKEKKVFLDAKFFQIEQYLYENDMNFKIFTELDIDPIYLENAKLIYTYANLQSTNAVKDAFNLCKKYSGKTLAYILNQISDNRLRQAEFIPYIWYLVFSSKLKIDMYKPINFNTPIRICDE; this is encoded by the coding sequence ATGTCAGTACGAAAAATTCCAAAAAACTATCGCTCATCCACCGGAATATTTCAGAGTCTGAAAAACAAGTCGCCTATCTCCTATGAATCTTTGCTCGAAAGAGACTTTTACTTACTTTTAGAATTTAATCATGAAGTGCAATCCTATGAGGAACAACCGCTTACAACACAATATGCCTATAGAAATTCAATTTACAGATATACCCCTGATTGTCTAGTACAATACTATCCAAATTTTAATAAGCTTCCATGCGTATTTGAAATCAAATTTAGCGAAGAGCTTAAAGAAAAGAAAGTTTTTCTCGATGCAAAATTCTTTCAAATTGAACAATATCTGTATGAAAATGATATGAATTTTAAAATATTTACAGAACTAGATATAGATCCAATATATCTTGAGAATGCAAAACTAATCTACACATATGCTAATCTTCAGAGCACCAATGCGGTCAAAGACGCATTTAACTTGTGTAAAAAATATTCAGGAAAAACACTTGCATATATTTTAAACCAAATTAGCGACAATAGGCTAAGACAAGCAGAATTCATTCCCTATATTTGGTATTTAGTTTTTTCTTCAAAGCTCAAAATAGATATGTATAAGCCTATAAATTTTAATACTCCAATAAGGATCTGCGATGAATAA
- the nuoN gene encoding NADH-quinone oxidoreductase subunit NuoN — translation MNEIAFLDLKEISLSSVAPMLSMIIFALFILIVGTIKKDLSRNFYCVFCIIAIFVNLGLILDFNGLSLSFWDMLLVDGVSVISQVIILIASSLFIPLALSTKEYFEYKIYEYYALFLFMIAGFLFMVSSNNLLIIFLGLEISSLCLYTLIALHNKAKSVEAAIKYFAMGSLSAGFFAMAIAMFYLATNSIDIDRIGVVIKDLSLNQNLIILLGCVFIASAIGFKLSLIPFHTWIPDVYEGSNAPLAGYMSIVPKVAAFIVALRIFAMLEGSQIPWIKDMLYIIAVLTMSLANIMALVQKDVKRMLAFSSIAHAGVVLCALVANSHEANVALFFYWIMFLFANLGAFSMLWVARCDDVVCWDKRFKHPFEKFSGLIKILPSYAVIMGIFMIALAGIPPFSVFWGKMVLVASLIKADYVVLSLIIMINSAIAIYYYLKLIVFMFLKEPIVKDKNLYTANVSMALKVIVGIAVAGTVFAFFFSGAILEFIGHFVFASGF, via the coding sequence ATGAACGAAATAGCCTTTTTAGACCTTAAAGAAATTTCTTTATCTTCGGTTGCTCCGATGCTTAGCATGATAATTTTTGCGCTTTTTATCTTAATCGTTGGCACCATAAAAAAGGATCTTTCAAGAAATTTCTACTGCGTATTTTGTATCATCGCAATATTTGTAAATTTAGGTCTAATACTTGATTTTAACGGTCTTAGCCTTAGCTTTTGGGATATGCTTTTGGTTGATGGCGTTTCGGTCATTTCTCAAGTCATCATCCTCATTGCTTCATCCCTTTTTATCCCGCTTGCACTTAGCACAAAAGAGTATTTTGAGTATAAAATTTACGAGTATTACGCTCTATTTTTGTTTATGATTGCTGGATTTTTATTTATGGTGAGCTCAAATAACCTACTCATTATCTTTTTAGGCCTTGAGATCAGCTCGCTTTGCCTCTACACCCTAATCGCCCTTCATAATAAGGCAAAAAGCGTAGAAGCTGCCATTAAATACTTTGCTATGGGCTCGCTCTCGGCTGGCTTTTTTGCGATGGCAATAGCGATGTTTTATCTAGCGACAAACTCAATAGACATCGATCGTATCGGCGTTGTGATAAAAGATCTTAGCCTAAATCAAAATTTGATCATCTTACTTGGCTGCGTTTTCATCGCCTCAGCCATTGGCTTTAAGCTCTCACTCATACCATTTCACACATGGATCCCAGACGTTTATGAAGGCTCAAATGCCCCGCTAGCAGGCTATATGTCGATCGTGCCAAAGGTAGCAGCATTTATCGTCGCGTTAAGAATTTTTGCGATGCTTGAGGGTTCACAAATTCCATGGATAAAAGATATGCTCTACATCATCGCCGTGCTTACGATGAGCCTTGCAAACATCATGGCGCTAGTGCAAAAAGACGTAAAAAGGATGCTCGCTTTTAGCTCCATAGCTCACGCTGGTGTCGTGCTTTGCGCGCTTGTAGCAAATTCTCACGAGGCAAATGTCGCCTTGTTTTTCTACTGGATCATGTTTTTGTTTGCAAATTTGGGCGCATTTTCTATGCTCTGGGTGGCAAGGTGCGACGATGTAGTCTGCTGGGATAAGCGTTTTAAACATCCATTTGAGAAATTTTCAGGGCTTATTAAAATTTTACCAAGCTATGCCGTGATAATGGGAATTTTTATGATAGCCCTTGCTGGCATACCGCCTTTTAGCGTATTTTGGGGCAAAATGGTACTTGTAGCCTCGCTCATAAAAGCTGACTATGTCGTGCTTAGCCTCATCATCATGATAAACTCGGCGATTGCTATCTACTACTACCTAAAGCTCATTGTCTTTATGTTTTTAAAAGAGCCTATCGTAAAAGATAAAAACCTCTACACCGCAAACGTCTCGATGGCACTAAAGGTAATAGTTGGCATCGCAGTGGCCGGAACGGTCTTTGCCTTTTTCTTTTCTGGGGCGATTTTAGAATTTATTGGGCATTTTGTCTTTGCTTCAGGATTTTAG
- a CDS encoding TerC family protein: MFEWFSSPEAWISLLTLTGLEIVLGIDNIIFIAILVGKLPPQQRGSGRIVGLGLAMVTRILLLLSLFWIMKLTKPLFTIAEFSISGRDLVLILGGLFLLVKSTLEIHSSVSGESEEHKNSKKLHANFLVIVSEIAVLDIVFSLDSVITAVGMAEHIEIMIIAVILAVGVMMLASKGISNFVDNNPTIKILALAFLVLVGITLVAEGLGFHIPKGYIYFAMAFSLAVESINIYAKKKVLAK; encoded by the coding sequence ATGTTTGAATGGTTTAGTTCGCCAGAAGCGTGGATATCACTACTTACGTTAACTGGCTTAGAGATAGTTTTAGGCATAGATAACATTATATTTATCGCTATTTTGGTAGGTAAACTACCTCCGCAGCAGCGCGGCAGTGGTAGGATTGTTGGCTTAGGGCTAGCTATGGTGACTAGAATTTTACTTTTACTTTCATTGTTTTGGATCATGAAGCTTACGAAGCCACTCTTTACTATCGCAGAATTTAGCATAAGCGGCCGAGATTTGGTGCTTATACTGGGCGGTCTATTTTTACTTGTAAAATCAACCCTTGAAATACATTCTAGTGTTTCTGGCGAAAGCGAAGAACATAAAAATAGTAAAAAATTACATGCAAATTTCTTGGTTATTGTAAGTGAGATAGCTGTTTTGGATATCGTTTTTTCTCTTGATAGTGTTATCACAGCTGTTGGAATGGCTGAGCATATAGAGATAATGATCATAGCTGTTATTTTAGCAGTTGGCGTGATGATGCTAGCGTCAAAAGGTATTTCTAATTTTGTGGACAATAATCCAACAATAAAAATTTTAGCACTTGCATTTTTGGTGCTTGTGGGTATAACTCTTGTTGCAGAAGGATTAGGTTTTCATATTCCAAAGGGATATATCTATTTTGCGATGGCGTTTTCATTGGCAGTAGAAAGCATAAATATCTATGCTAAAAAGAAAGTGTTAGCTAAATAA